A single region of the Candidatus Protochlamydia amoebophila UWE25 genome encodes:
- a CDS encoding methyltransferase, with amino-acid sequence MIIICFLFSLFFILIHIFWYSYFYGITPTPTSLKVQKSMVALLPKQLNGKVVELGSGWGNLTVALARSYPEKEIIAYEISPIPYYVSKFFFYLIGLKKIKTYRKDFFKCNFKDSGIIICYLYSNAMQKLKIKFEQELRAGTYVLSHTFAIPGWKPIQIYYAKDIYKTPIFLYCVQETLKYGI; translated from the coding sequence TTGATAATCATTTGTTTTTTGTTTAGCTTGTTTTTTATTCTCATTCATATTTTTTGGTATTCCTATTTTTACGGAATTACTCCTACACCAACTTCTCTTAAAGTTCAAAAAAGTATGGTTGCTTTACTGCCTAAACAATTGAATGGAAAGGTGGTTGAATTGGGATCGGGTTGGGGTAATTTGACTGTAGCTTTAGCACGAAGCTACCCAGAAAAAGAAATTATCGCTTATGAAATATCCCCCATTCCTTATTATGTTTCCAAATTTTTTTTCTATTTAATAGGACTAAAAAAAATAAAAACATATAGGAAAGATTTTTTTAAATGTAATTTTAAGGATTCTGGGATAATCATTTGTTATCTTTATTCTAATGCCATGCAAAAGTTAAAGATTAAATTTGAGCAAGAGCTAAGAGCGGGAACATATGTTTTGTCACATACATTTGCCATCCCAGGTTGGAAACCCATTCAGATTTACTACGCTAAAGACATTTATAAAACACCGATTTTTTTGTATTGCGTCCAAGAAACTTTAAAATATGGTATTTAA
- a CDS encoding inositol monophosphatase family protein, with the protein MNLPLGLSSLALTAKEAALEAAKILKNGFKQSIKVSTKPGRQNYVTEYDNQSENCIISSIKNQFPSHQFLAEESGLSYQIEPEEVLWIIDPLDGTTNFIHHIPIFTISIAAMIKQEIVCGVIYQPFTNELFISEKNQGAYLNGKKLQVSSTKFIKDALISINFPYDVKDHPIFSIEQLREFTLLGASLRNLGSSSLALAYLAAGKLDAFWMNHLYPWDWAAGKLMIEESQGKLTFYPEKENLFTTSTILATNSQLHPELLKCIKH; encoded by the coding sequence ATGAATTTACCTTTGGGTTTATCCTCTCTTGCCCTAACAGCTAAAGAAGCAGCTTTAGAAGCTGCGAAAATCTTAAAAAATGGCTTTAAACAATCGATAAAAGTTTCAACAAAGCCAGGAAGACAAAATTATGTGACTGAATATGATAACCAATCAGAAAATTGTATTATTTCGTCTATAAAAAATCAGTTTCCAAGTCATCAGTTTTTAGCCGAAGAAAGTGGTCTTTCTTATCAGATTGAACCAGAAGAAGTGCTTTGGATTATCGATCCTTTAGATGGAACAACCAACTTTATTCATCATATTCCTATTTTTACAATTAGTATTGCTGCAATGATTAAACAGGAAATCGTTTGTGGTGTAATTTATCAACCTTTTACAAATGAGCTTTTTATTTCCGAAAAAAATCAAGGAGCTTACTTAAATGGAAAAAAATTACAAGTTAGTTCTACAAAATTTATTAAAGATGCTTTAATTAGCATCAATTTTCCTTACGATGTAAAAGATCACCCTATTTTTTCTATTGAACAACTTAGAGAATTTACCCTATTGGGAGCTTCTCTAAGAAATTTAGGATCCTCTTCTTTAGCTTTGGCTTATTTAGCAGCCGGTAAATTAGATGCTTTTTGGATGAACCATCTCTATCCTTGGGACTGGGCAGCCGGAAAGCTGATGATTGAAGAATCTCAAGGCAAGCTGACTTTTTATCCTGAAAAAGAAAATCTTTTTACAACTTCAACTATTTTAGCCACTAATAGCCAACTTCATCCTGAACTTCTTAAATGCATTAAACATTAA
- a CDS encoding SDR family oxidoreductase, translated as MGGVKLPPYLRKLQERALMGQLFINSTVMITGASSGFGAETARLFAKEGARLILLARRKDRLVELQNELKEKFQTKSYCITADIGNFELLEEQISDLDKNFERPNILINNAGMVKGLDKLWEVKPQDWNTMIDTNIKGVLNATRLIVPSMLKADQGHIINVGSTSGHGIYSGGGVYCATKFALRALTDTLRTELISTSIRVSLISPGIAKTEFSLVRFAGDKQKADKVYEGLEALNATDIAEAILFIASRPAHVNIADMVIYPKSQASSSIIHRA; from the coding sequence ATGGGGGGCGTTAAGCTTCCTCCTTACCTAAGAAAATTGCAAGAAAGAGCTTTAATGGGACAATTATTCATCAATTCTACAGTTATGATTACTGGGGCAAGCTCTGGCTTTGGAGCCGAAACGGCCCGATTATTTGCTAAAGAAGGGGCTCGTTTGATTTTGCTCGCAAGGCGAAAAGATCGATTAGTAGAGTTGCAAAATGAGTTAAAAGAAAAATTTCAAACAAAAAGTTACTGTATTACTGCTGATATTGGAAATTTTGAGCTTTTAGAAGAACAAATATCCGATCTTGACAAAAATTTTGAACGACCAAACATTTTGATTAATAATGCAGGAATGGTTAAGGGATTGGATAAACTGTGGGAAGTTAAGCCTCAAGATTGGAACACGATGATTGATACAAATATCAAAGGTGTTCTTAATGCAACAAGACTCATTGTCCCATCCATGTTAAAAGCTGATCAAGGACATATTATTAATGTAGGAAGTACCTCTGGTCACGGAATTTATTCTGGAGGTGGGGTTTATTGTGCTACAAAGTTTGCTTTAAGAGCTTTAACAGATACTCTCAGGACAGAACTTATTTCGACTTCTATTCGCGTATCCCTTATTTCCCCAGGAATAGCAAAGACAGAATTTAGTCTGGTCCGTTTTGCAGGAGATAAGCAAAAAGCTGATAAAGTTTATGAAGGATTAGAAGCTTTAAATGCGACAGATATTGCCGAAGCAATTTTGTTCATTGCATCGCGTCCTGCCCATGTTAACATTGCTGATATGGTGATCTATCCAAAAAGTCAAGCTTCTTCTTCGATCATCCATCGAGCATAA
- a CDS encoding tRNA dihydrouridine synthase has translation MTFLPKNSFGCPYLILAPMEGVGDRSFRKAMASVGGFDEACTEFMRVPSNAHVPSLANRYEANETFPIPQAAQLMGSDPELMAEMARAVERRGAQRIDLNCGCPSNTVTGRGAGSSLLKEPDHLYKVAKSMVEAVNVPVTAKLRSGFTDTSLFHDNLLAAQASGIKYLTLHPRTKVDGYGPPAKWELIAQAKQLLKIPVVGNGDILTVQDALNMLKQTKCDGLMIGRGSVINPFIFHEIKSHFSAQPFEKKWDVFSRYIDVFTEDLKEMSVKGQLNKLKQLMSFLFKFNSKLREKKQKILTHQTVNAQSFLSFALENYQEDWMEAN, from the coding sequence ATGACTTTTCTTCCTAAAAATTCTTTTGGTTGTCCTTATTTGATCCTTGCCCCTATGGAAGGAGTCGGAGATCGCAGTTTTAGAAAAGCTATGGCATCAGTGGGGGGATTTGACGAAGCTTGCACAGAATTTATGCGAGTGCCCAGTAATGCTCATGTTCCTAGTTTAGCCAATCGTTATGAAGCGAATGAAACTTTTCCCATTCCCCAAGCTGCGCAATTGATGGGTTCGGATCCAGAGCTTATGGCAGAAATGGCAAGAGCTGTAGAAAGGCGAGGAGCTCAGCGTATTGATTTAAATTGTGGTTGTCCCTCTAATACAGTAACCGGAAGAGGGGCTGGATCTAGTCTACTCAAAGAACCTGATCATTTATATAAAGTTGCTAAATCAATGGTAGAGGCTGTAAATGTACCTGTAACAGCAAAGCTTCGTTCAGGTTTTACAGACACCTCTTTATTTCATGATAATCTCCTTGCAGCGCAAGCCAGCGGAATCAAATATTTGACACTGCATCCTAGAACAAAAGTTGATGGATATGGACCTCCTGCGAAATGGGAATTAATAGCACAAGCTAAGCAACTCTTAAAAATTCCTGTTGTGGGAAACGGCGATATTTTAACTGTCCAAGATGCATTGAACATGCTTAAGCAGACAAAATGTGATGGTTTAATGATTGGAAGGGGGAGTGTGATTAATCCTTTTATTTTTCATGAAATTAAAAGTCATTTTTCCGCTCAGCCCTTTGAAAAAAAATGGGATGTATTTAGCCGCTATATCGACGTTTTTACTGAAGATTTAAAAGAAATGTCTGTCAAAGGACAGCTTAATAAGTTAAAACAATTAATGAGTTTTTTATTTAAATTTAATAGTAAATTAAGAGAAAAAAAACAAAAAATTCTTACTCACCAGACGGTAAATGCCCAAAGTTTTTTATCTTTTGCCTTGGAAAACTACCAAGAAGATTGGATGGAAGCCAATTAA
- a CDS encoding DUF6492 family protein has translation MNKRLLYILFFMCINIFLYAEKKDPLKKIYPLKADPIDVVIVSHPKDRNTLDYCIQGIKDNGALIRRVIVVSETKLTDCAEWFDEHQFPFSKDTITKVIGRGDKKKAETFFKKTGRGAGWYFQQLLKLYSAFVIPDISSNVLVIDADTLFMNPVSFINERQGGLFCVSPFPGKKPYFRHAEKLLPDYQRIYPEVYSVCHHMLFQKPILKEMFKTVENYHKKAFWIAFCNCVDVEAEKKGASEYEIYYNYALRHTDQVQIRPLIWANSAHLADWAYYKRDGYHFVSFHTYMIGKWPSIYGTQ, from the coding sequence ATGAATAAACGCTTATTATACATTTTATTTTTCATGTGTATAAATATTTTTCTCTACGCTGAAAAAAAGGACCCTCTCAAAAAAATCTATCCTCTTAAAGCCGATCCTATCGATGTTGTGATTGTTTCTCATCCAAAAGATAGAAATACCCTGGATTATTGCATTCAAGGAATTAAAGATAATGGTGCTTTAATTAGACGTGTGATTGTGGTTTCCGAAACTAAATTAACAGACTGTGCCGAATGGTTTGACGAACATCAATTTCCCTTCAGCAAAGACACTATTACAAAAGTCATTGGGAGAGGAGACAAAAAAAAGGCAGAGACTTTTTTTAAAAAAACGGGACGAGGAGCTGGCTGGTATTTTCAACAACTTCTCAAACTTTATTCCGCTTTTGTTATCCCCGATATTTCTTCTAATGTGTTAGTCATCGATGCCGACACCCTCTTTATGAATCCTGTAAGCTTTATTAATGAGAGGCAGGGAGGTTTATTTTGCGTCAGCCCTTTTCCAGGTAAAAAACCGTATTTCAGACATGCAGAAAAACTACTTCCCGATTACCAAAGAATTTATCCAGAAGTTTATAGTGTTTGTCATCATATGCTATTTCAAAAACCCATTTTAAAAGAGATGTTCAAGACAGTTGAGAATTACCATAAAAAAGCTTTTTGGATTGCTTTCTGTAACTGTGTGGATGTGGAAGCAGAAAAGAAAGGTGCTTCCGAATACGAAATTTATTATAATTATGCTTTAAGGCACACTGATCAAGTTCAAATTCGCCCTTTAATATGGGCCAATAGTGCTCATTTAGCTGATTGGGCTTATTATAAAAGAGATGGATATCACTTTGTCTCTTTTCATACTTATATGATTGGTAAATGGCCAAGTATTTATGGAACTCAATAA
- a CDS encoding NUDIX domain-containing protein produces MLKDWCSLGGGVEFGETFEEAIHREIFEGLGCQITILNNSTVCENIFEHYGIKGHEVI; encoded by the coding sequence TTGCTTAAAGATTGGTGTTCATTAGGAGGTGGGGTAGAATTTGGAGAAACCTTTGAAGAAGCTATTCACAGAGAAATTTTTGAAGGATTAGGATGTCAGATTACTATTCTTAATAACTCAACAGTTTGTGAAAATATTTTTGAGCATTATGGTATAAAAGGACATGAAGTAATTTAA
- a CDS encoding bifunctional ADP-heptose synthase yields the protein MVALANTLRDLKPVKVAVIGDFLLDTYTIGKAKRISPEAPVAVIHVHHEEHKPGGAGNVVLNLISLGAQVTAIGRTGKDWGGDVLCNVLSQEGVDTSAIFNQQRYRTPVKNRVIAENQQIVRIDFEEIVSLDAQLEQEIILAIPTFMHDVQAIAISDYGKGFLTDQLLKAIIDYANKNAILVVTDPKGHDFSKYTQTTLIKPNLSEAYAAVGLPPSAPLDLVAQKILHITQARLLMITRSEAGISLFEPSGTRQDFPVHAKEVKDVTGAGDTVLAMLTYALANKTTYSVAAQLCNVAAGIAIEQVGCARVTLSDVAYRLFQHDMKHKVFDHEQVFVLREVLKKNPFNLLIVQCIESISLSLFQSIQELTVGEQPLLIYVIDSEPSRLGIDMLASLKEVSFILIQQDNLKFLCSDVKPAKSYAYDGHHLQCVDPESYLLNVWLHDDLKLPVTLN from the coding sequence ATGGTAGCGTTAGCAAATACATTGCGAGATTTAAAACCTGTTAAGGTAGCAGTAATTGGAGATTTCTTATTAGACACTTATACTATAGGAAAGGCTAAAAGAATTTCTCCTGAAGCTCCTGTTGCTGTCATTCATGTTCACCATGAAGAGCATAAACCAGGAGGAGCCGGGAATGTTGTGCTCAATTTAATTTCGTTAGGTGCACAGGTAACAGCGATAGGTAGAACAGGTAAGGATTGGGGGGGCGATGTTCTTTGCAATGTCTTAAGTCAAGAAGGAGTTGATACGTCAGCTATTTTCAACCAACAAAGATACAGAACGCCTGTCAAAAACCGCGTTATTGCAGAAAATCAACAAATTGTCCGCATAGATTTTGAAGAAATTGTCTCCCTTGATGCCCAATTAGAGCAAGAAATCATTCTTGCTATCCCAACCTTTATGCATGATGTTCAAGCGATCGCGATTTCCGATTATGGTAAAGGTTTTCTAACAGATCAGCTCCTTAAAGCTATCATTGATTATGCTAATAAAAATGCCATTTTGGTTGTAACAGATCCAAAAGGACACGACTTTTCTAAATATACTCAAACAACTTTAATTAAACCTAACCTTTCGGAAGCTTATGCAGCAGTTGGGTTACCGCCTTCAGCACCACTTGATTTAGTTGCCCAAAAAATCTTGCATATCACTCAAGCACGCTTGTTAATGATTACTCGTTCAGAAGCTGGTATTTCCCTTTTTGAACCGTCGGGAACTCGGCAGGATTTCCCTGTTCACGCAAAAGAAGTTAAAGATGTTACGGGTGCTGGCGATACCGTGTTGGCTATGCTCACTTATGCTTTGGCGAATAAAACTACTTATTCAGTAGCAGCTCAACTTTGCAATGTCGCAGCTGGAATTGCCATTGAGCAAGTGGGATGCGCAAGAGTCACTTTATCAGATGTTGCTTACAGATTATTTCAACATGATATGAAACATAAAGTCTTTGATCATGAGCAAGTGTTTGTACTTCGAGAAGTCCTGAAAAAAAATCCTTTCAATCTGCTAATTGTACAATGCATTGAAAGCATCTCTTTATCTCTTTTTCAATCGATTCAAGAGTTGACAGTTGGTGAGCAACCTCTTTTAATCTATGTAATAGATTCCGAGCCTTCTCGATTGGGAATAGATATGCTTGCCTCTTTAAAAGAGGTCAGTTTTATACTTATCCAGCAAGATAATCTAAAGTTTTTATGCAGCGATGTAAAACCTGCTAAATCATATGCCTATGATGGTCATCACCTTCAATGTGTGGATCCTGAATCTTATCTTTTAAATGTTTGGCTGCATGACGATTTAAAACTTCCAGTCACTTTGAATTAA
- the rfaD gene encoding ADP-glyceromanno-heptose 6-epimerase, with amino-acid sequence MKIYDDQLIVITGGAGFIGSCLVRYLNNKGMTNLLIVDELGHSEKWKNLVGKKFADIIPKHQLFNWLNGKESLIEAFVHLGACSNTLEKDASYLLENNYRYTVQLAEYALKHEHRFIYASSAATYGDGLKGFQDKENELYSLEPLNMYGFSKQLFDQWAYTEGALEKIVGLKYFNVFGPNEYHKGRMASAVNKMVPEILKGETVKLFKSSEPHLYADGEQKRDFIYVKDVVRITCAFLENDVGGLYNVGSGEASTWNSLTHAVFKALDCPVKIEYVDMPKELVGKYQNYSRADTKKLETILKDQSHPMLLEAAIEDYVKNYLVTKKIW; translated from the coding sequence ATGAAAATATATGATGATCAATTAATAGTAATCACAGGTGGAGCTGGATTTATTGGCTCTTGTCTTGTTCGCTATTTGAATAACAAAGGAATGACGAATCTCTTGATTGTTGATGAACTTGGGCACAGTGAAAAATGGAAAAATCTTGTTGGTAAAAAATTTGCCGACATCATTCCTAAACATCAATTATTTAATTGGTTAAATGGAAAAGAATCCTTGATTGAAGCGTTCGTTCATTTAGGAGCTTGTTCAAATACATTAGAGAAAGATGCTAGTTACCTTTTAGAAAATAATTACCGCTATACAGTTCAATTAGCTGAGTATGCGTTAAAACATGAGCATCGCTTTATTTACGCTTCTTCAGCAGCCACTTACGGGGATGGCTTAAAGGGATTTCAAGATAAAGAAAACGAGTTGTACTCGCTTGAACCTTTAAATATGTACGGCTTTTCTAAACAGCTTTTTGATCAATGGGCTTATACAGAAGGAGCCTTAGAAAAAATTGTGGGATTAAAATACTTTAATGTATTTGGTCCTAATGAATATCACAAAGGGCGAATGGCCTCAGCTGTGAATAAAATGGTACCAGAAATTTTAAAGGGTGAAACAGTCAAACTTTTTAAATCGAGCGAGCCTCATCTTTATGCAGACGGAGAGCAAAAAAGAGATTTTATTTATGTCAAAGATGTTGTTAGAATCACGTGTGCATTTTTAGAAAACGACGTTGGAGGTTTATATAATGTTGGTAGCGGGGAAGCTTCTACATGGAATTCCTTAACACATGCTGTTTTTAAAGCTCTCGATTGTCCTGTCAAAATTGAATATGTTGACATGCCAAAAGAATTGGTTGGGAAATATCAAAATTACAGTCGTGCAGATACAAAAAAGCTTGAAACGATACTAAAAGATCAATCTCATCCCATGCTTTTGGAAGCTGCTATTGAAGATTATGTAAAAAACTATTTGGTGACGAAGAAAATATGGTAG
- the ispE gene encoding 4-(cytidine 5'-diphospho)-2-C-methyl-D-erythritol kinase: protein MFSIRLFSPAKINLFLKVIGKRADGYHELSSLFQTISAGDILTFQRQTIDTLTCSDPYLPTDDSNLVLKAMRLFRSKTGLDLHLRIHLDKRLPSQAGLGGGSSNAATTLWACNQLAGEIVTTEELMQWGSEIGADIPFFFSKGTAHCTGRGECVNSLEPLAHCKIWIVKPPFGLSTPEVYKHLNFSQPNENNNDYASFKEKPYFNDLEASAFEIKPELKILKNTLLSSGFDTVLMSGSGSSFFCIGQGQIPASFKAFSAYFINRSSNRWYSTLPKLT, encoded by the coding sequence ATGTTTTCCATTCGATTATTTTCACCGGCAAAAATAAATTTATTTTTAAAAGTTATTGGCAAAAGAGCGGATGGGTATCATGAGCTTTCCTCACTTTTCCAAACAATCTCTGCTGGGGATATTTTAACATTTCAAAGGCAGACAATAGATACGCTCACCTGTTCAGATCCTTATCTTCCCACCGATGATTCTAATTTAGTTCTTAAAGCCATGCGTTTATTTCGTTCAAAAACTGGTTTGGATTTACACTTGCGCATTCATTTAGATAAACGACTTCCTTCTCAAGCAGGACTTGGAGGAGGTAGCAGTAATGCTGCGACTACTCTTTGGGCTTGTAATCAACTAGCAGGAGAAATCGTAACAACAGAAGAGTTAATGCAATGGGGATCCGAAATTGGGGCAGACATTCCTTTTTTCTTTTCCAAAGGAACTGCTCATTGTACTGGCAGAGGAGAATGTGTAAATTCTTTAGAACCTTTAGCTCATTGTAAAATTTGGATTGTTAAGCCTCCTTTTGGACTTTCGACTCCAGAAGTTTATAAGCACTTAAATTTCTCTCAGCCTAATGAAAATAATAACGATTATGCAAGCTTTAAAGAAAAACCTTATTTTAATGATTTAGAAGCTTCGGCTTTTGAAATCAAACCTGAATTAAAAATACTAAAAAACACTCTTCTGTCTTCTGGTTTTGATACAGTGCTTATGTCTGGGTCAGGATCTTCTTTTTTTTGTATTGGTCAAGGGCAAATTCCTGCTTCTTTTAAAGCTTTTTCTGCGTACTTTATCAACCGTTCATCCAATCGTTGGTATTCTACGCTGCCCAAATTAACCTGA
- the rplI gene encoding 50S ribosomal protein L9 produces the protein MAQLLLIKDVEALGRSGEIVNVKPGFARNFLLPQSLAVIADKNTLRMQERLKAEREKRAIADKKESEAVAMQIEGMTLVQVVKVDQEGHMYGSVTVAEIVHLIQDHAKIELEKKDIQLKHPIKTTGVHSLVVKLKEGVTANFNLKVMSEEGYRTSLEEQKA, from the coding sequence ATGGCACAGTTGTTGTTAATAAAAGATGTGGAAGCACTTGGTAGAAGTGGTGAAATCGTTAACGTGAAGCCTGGTTTTGCTCGTAACTTTTTACTTCCCCAAAGTTTAGCCGTTATCGCTGATAAAAACACCTTGCGTATGCAAGAGCGTTTAAAAGCTGAACGTGAAAAACGGGCAATTGCTGATAAGAAAGAATCAGAAGCAGTTGCTATGCAAATTGAAGGAATGACTTTAGTACAGGTTGTTAAAGTAGACCAAGAAGGACATATGTATGGTTCTGTAACAGTGGCGGAAATCGTCCACCTTATTCAAGATCACGCAAAAATTGAACTTGAGAAAAAAGACATTCAATTAAAGCATCCGATTAAGACAACAGGAGTGCATTCTCTCGTTGTTAAATTAAAAGAAGGTGTAACGGCAAACTTTAATTTAAAAGTGATGTCCGAAGAAGGATACCGTACAAGTTTAGAAGAACAAAAAGCTTAA
- the rpsR gene encoding 30S ribosomal protein S18, with the protein MLQRKPKYNSDYSDARSKKRKRCPFTAAGIREIDYKDIDTLTKFITERGKILPRRITGVSAYHQKKLTAAIKRARHVALLPFVAEV; encoded by the coding sequence ATGCTACAAAGAAAACCAAAATATAATTCTGACTACTCTGATGCCCGCTCTAAAAAGCGTAAGCGTTGCCCTTTTACTGCGGCAGGAATTAGAGAAATTGATTACAAAGATATAGATACTTTGACAAAATTTATCACTGAACGTGGTAAAATCTTACCAAGACGAATTACAGGCGTATCTGCTTATCATCAAAAGAAATTGACAGCAGCCATTAAACGCGCCCGTCATGTGGCGTTGTTGCCATTTGTTGCTGAAGTTTAA
- the rpsF gene encoding 30S ribosomal protein S6 encodes MSQKVQNLYEGMYVISATLSDDARHKALDRIQTGITGHGGEIKKLHEQGRRRLAYEIDGHREGYYYLVYFTAPSSAISDLWQEYHLNEDLIRFITLRTDEVMEKIEFKTLDEQQ; translated from the coding sequence ATGAGTCAAAAAGTACAAAACCTTTACGAAGGAATGTATGTCATTAGCGCAACGCTCAGTGATGATGCTCGCCATAAGGCTTTAGATAGAATTCAAACTGGAATTACTGGTCATGGAGGAGAAATAAAAAAACTTCATGAGCAAGGAAGACGCCGTTTAGCTTACGAAATTGATGGCCACCGCGAAGGCTATTATTATCTCGTTTATTTTACAGCTCCTTCTTCAGCTATTTCTGATCTTTGGCAGGAATATCATTTGAATGAAGACCTTATTCGTTTTATTACTCTACGCACTGACGAAGTGATGGAGAAAATTGAATTTAAAACTCTAGATGAACAGCAGTAA
- the pth gene encoding aminoacyl-tRNA hydrolase — protein sequence MTTSTSQSYLFVGLGNPGLQYELTRHNMGYLVIKSLANKLGWSFKEDKRFNALISKGMVENKSVHLILPLTYMNLSGTAVKRYLDFFKFPMTNLFVVTDDISLSFGKLKLKTMGSAGGHNGLKSVETHLGTSHYNRLKMGIGHPGEKNFASYVLDVFTQEELQVLATFVDRGVEVLLRLIKESVSQVMNAVNTTPSKDRLMPLPKKLKKALEKESIDLTKPPLQG from the coding sequence GTGACAACTTCAACTTCGCAATCTTATCTTTTTGTAGGGCTTGGTAATCCAGGGCTTCAATATGAATTAACAAGGCATAACATGGGTTATCTTGTTATAAAAAGTTTAGCGAACAAGTTGGGATGGTCATTTAAAGAAGATAAACGTTTTAATGCTTTAATATCGAAAGGAATGGTTGAAAACAAATCTGTCCACCTAATATTGCCACTTACCTATATGAATTTAAGTGGAACAGCTGTTAAGCGTTATTTAGATTTTTTTAAATTTCCCATGACAAATCTATTTGTTGTGACAGATGATATATCTCTTTCATTTGGAAAGTTGAAATTGAAAACAATGGGAAGTGCGGGTGGGCATAACGGTTTAAAAAGTGTAGAAACTCATTTAGGAACCTCTCACTATAATCGTTTAAAAATGGGAATTGGACATCCTGGCGAAAAAAATTTTGCTAGTTATGTTTTAGATGTTTTCACTCAAGAAGAATTACAAGTTTTAGCGACTTTTGTTGATCGTGGAGTAGAAGTTTTACTCCGCTTAATTAAAGAAAGCGTTTCACAAGTGATGAACGCGGTTAACACAACTCCTAGCAAAGACAGATTAATGCCTTTGCCTAAAAAGCTCAAAAAAGCTTTAGAAAAGGAGTCAATAGATTTAACAAAACCCCCTTTGCAGGGTTAG
- a CDS encoding 50S ribosomal protein L25/general stress protein Ctc — MKLKAILRTGKSKSEINRLRREGMIPAVLYVRGKEGETLAINSAEFNSYLRHVKSGHLPTTIFTLVDEKGSERRVLVKDIQYAITTYQVMHLDFEELIDDHKINVKVPIECTGTVDCVGVKLGGVLRQVIRHARIRCLPKDMPSFFELDVQELGLKQSKRLKDMNIPETVRPLIDMNEVVAVIVKR; from the coding sequence ATGAAATTGAAAGCAATATTAAGAACAGGCAAAAGCAAAAGCGAAATCAATCGCCTTCGCCGTGAAGGAATGATTCCAGCTGTTCTATATGTGAGAGGAAAAGAGGGCGAAACTTTAGCAATTAACAGTGCTGAATTTAATTCTTATCTACGTCATGTGAAATCTGGTCATCTTCCTACAACAATTTTTACCTTAGTTGATGAAAAGGGTTCAGAACGTCGTGTATTAGTGAAAGACATTCAGTATGCGATTACAACTTATCAAGTAATGCATCTTGATTTCGAAGAACTTATCGATGACCATAAAATTAATGTTAAAGTTCCTATTGAGTGTACAGGAACTGTAGATTGTGTGGGGGTTAAATTAGGTGGTGTACTTCGTCAAGTCATTCGTCATGCACGTATACGTTGTTTACCAAAAGATATGCCATCTTTCTTTGAATTAGATGTGCAAGAGCTGGGACTTAAGCAGTCTAAGCGCTTAAAAGATATGAATATTCCAGAAACAGTACGCCCTCTTATTGATATGAATGAGGTTGTAGCTGTTATTGTAAAACGTTAA